A genomic segment from Hypanus sabinus isolate sHypSab1 chromosome 8, sHypSab1.hap1, whole genome shotgun sequence encodes:
- the LOC132397662 gene encoding probable G-protein coupled receptor 139, producing MAAADLLVVFLDLILRQIPVVYKNFFNFLFSLRMCNIQAAMIYAATDCSVWFTVAFTFDRCVAICYQRLKTKYCTERIAAVVLGTVTAMSCLKNIFWYFILTGMYFLVDNPRFCWTRNGVSGSPIWGIIAILHYLLTPVVPFVLVLLFNAVTIRHVLVASRARKRLRGPGIGETPRDPEMENRRKSLILLLAISGNFISLWTLFTVNYIWAELYKLVRGTVFPPYSLQEVAYMLQLLSCCTNTALYAMTQTLFREQLKDIVKYPFTLIIKLTQFR from the coding sequence atggcagcagCAGATCTTCTGGTCGTTTTTCTCGACCTGATTTTGAGACAGATTCCGGTTGTTTATAAGAATTTCTTCAATTTCCTGTTTTCGCTGCGTATGTGTAACATCCAGGCGGCCATGATTTACGCAGCCACCGACTGTTCAGTTTGGTTTACCGTcgctttcacatttgatcgatgtGTGGCCATTTGTTACCAGAGACTGAAGACtaaatactgcactgagagaattGCAGCAGTGGTCCTGGGGACAGTGACCGCTATGAGCTGTTTAAAGAATATTTTCTGGTATTTTATTCTCACAGGTATGTATTTTCTTGTTGATAACCCCAGATTTTGCTGGACAAGAAATGGTGTTTCGGGTTCTCCAATCTGGGGAATAATTGCTATCCTTCATTACCTGCTCACCCCTGTGGTTCCATTTGTCCTGGTCCTGCTGTTCAACGCAGTGACCATCAGACACGTTTTGGTGGCCAGCAGAGCCCGCAAGAGACTCCGAGGTCCCGGCATTGGGGAAACTCCCAGagacccagagatggagaaccgCAGAAAATCCCTCATCCTATTGCTGGCAATTTCGGGGAACTTCATTTCATTATGGACATTGTTTACAGTAAATTATATATGGGCAGAACTGTACAAGTTGGTGCGGGGGACAGTATTTCCACCTTATTCACTGCAGGAGGTGGCCTACATGCTGCAGCTCCTCAGCTGCTGCACAAATACAGCTCTTTACGCTATGACCCAGACACTTTTTAGGGAGCAGCTGAAAGATATTGTGAAGTATCCTTTCACTCTCATTATAAAACTCACCCAGTTCCGATGA